One region of Natronobacterium texcoconense genomic DNA includes:
- a CDS encoding gamma-glutamyltransferase family protein: MDESVDLDRFDSRRSTAYGNRGMVATSQPLAAEAGLSVLRDGGNAFDAAVATAAALNVVEPTSTGLGGDVFALYRTADGEVGAMRSCGPAPAEATIENVKGALEETDDLEEYYPESRGYAVDSDQDADDLGMPFLGPHAVTVPGTARGWEATVQELGRKSLGEVLEPAIHYATEGYPVSEIIAYYWSGAEDLFTDEHAREAYLFDGESPDPGQTVTLPRLGESLEMIAENGADVVYEGEIADAIVEEIQSAGGFMTHDDLASFEPEFVDPVSTTYNGAEIYELPPNNQGLLALEALNIAEEIGAGEHEYDTPDRIHAFTEAMKLAFVDGHHYVTDPEFEEIPPLESKSYARERAQAIGDEPISNPEVGVPNANAEDADTVLLTVGDEEGNLVSYINSRFAGFGSGLVAGETGIALQNRGASFSLDPDHPNSLEPNKRPFHTLVPAVAKLDEDDWMAFGVMGGYMQPQGHVQVVSNLVDYGMTPQAALDAPRWRYREDGTVGVEERLPKKAKLARRGHDVGVLPPVMFGGAQLVRRQGDTLAGATEPRKDGVAIGY, translated from the coding sequence ATGGACGAATCCGTCGATCTGGACCGATTCGACTCGAGACGCTCGACAGCCTACGGAAACCGGGGTATGGTCGCCACGAGCCAGCCCCTCGCCGCGGAAGCCGGCCTCTCCGTGCTCCGTGACGGTGGGAACGCCTTCGACGCGGCCGTCGCGACCGCGGCCGCGCTCAACGTCGTCGAACCGACCTCCACGGGACTGGGCGGCGACGTCTTCGCGCTCTACCGTACCGCAGACGGCGAGGTTGGAGCGATGCGCTCCTGTGGGCCGGCCCCCGCGGAGGCGACCATCGAGAACGTCAAAGGCGCACTCGAGGAGACCGACGACCTCGAGGAGTACTACCCAGAATCCCGTGGCTACGCCGTCGACAGCGACCAGGACGCCGACGACCTCGGAATGCCGTTTCTCGGACCACACGCCGTCACGGTTCCCGGTACCGCACGCGGGTGGGAGGCAACCGTCCAGGAACTGGGTCGGAAGAGCCTGGGCGAGGTCCTCGAGCCGGCGATCCACTACGCGACGGAGGGCTACCCTGTCTCGGAGATCATCGCCTACTACTGGAGCGGTGCGGAGGACCTGTTTACCGACGAGCACGCACGCGAGGCGTATCTCTTCGACGGCGAGAGCCCCGATCCAGGCCAGACGGTCACGCTCCCACGTCTGGGCGAATCACTCGAGATGATCGCCGAAAACGGCGCCGACGTCGTCTACGAAGGCGAGATCGCCGACGCGATCGTCGAGGAGATCCAGTCCGCCGGCGGCTTCATGACCCACGACGACCTGGCGAGTTTCGAACCCGAGTTCGTCGACCCCGTCAGCACGACCTACAACGGCGCAGAGATCTACGAACTGCCACCGAACAACCAGGGCCTGCTCGCACTCGAGGCGCTGAACATCGCCGAGGAGATCGGGGCCGGAGAGCACGAGTACGACACGCCCGATCGGATTCACGCCTTCACGGAGGCGATGAAACTCGCGTTCGTCGACGGCCACCACTACGTCACCGACCCCGAGTTCGAGGAGATCCCGCCGCTGGAGTCGAAGTCCTACGCCCGCGAGCGCGCGCAGGCGATCGGCGACGAGCCGATTTCGAACCCGGAGGTCGGCGTCCCGAATGCAAACGCCGAGGACGCAGACACCGTCCTGCTGACCGTCGGCGACGAGGAGGGGAACCTCGTCTCCTACATCAACTCCCGCTTTGCCGGCTTCGGGAGCGGACTCGTGGCGGGCGAGACGGGCATCGCGCTGCAGAACCGCGGCGCCTCGTTCTCGCTCGATCCCGACCATCCGAACAGCCTCGAGCCGAACAAACGGCCGTTCCACACGCTCGTGCCGGCGGTCGCGAAACTCGACGAGGACGACTGGATGGCCTTCGGCGTCATGGGCGGCTACATGCAGCCCCAGGGCCACGTCCAGGTCGTCTCGAACCTCGTCGACTACGGGATGACTCCCCAGGCCGCACTCGACGCACCGCGGTGGCGCTACCGCGAGGACGGAACCGTAGGTGTCGAGGAACGGTTGCCGAAGAAGGCCAAACTCGCGCGGCGAGGCCACGACGTCGGCGTCCTGCCGCCCGTGATGTTCGGCGGCGCACAGCTCGTCCGTCGGCAGGGTGACACCCTCGCCGGGGCGACGGAGCCGAGAAAGGACGGCGTCGCGATCGGCTACTAG
- a CDS encoding CheF family chemotaxis protein, with amino-acid sequence MGDSVIADFTARVVTPRMGGNKPVRSRVLLANDRLIAVSSNEKVTVPTDRIVHVSMNSISGKLERFFSNTITVKYRTKRGGQTLHIEKDGAMAEKFRLLLTNLLLRGTTVLLYHPARRSGRMLEPSSRRAKISAKRGKAVFSTKNGSLSIDLSSVIHLRYETEETFRTSYPSVECTHRAGTQPTTTIVAAPDTRKLQLLGQYLQSDYRDTRGKAEKVALSAAEENALGAVQVGLGPDSIPTLLPEDAPPAADVVEKLQKKELVERGKERFRTTILGEIALRIR; translated from the coding sequence ATGGGAGATTCCGTCATCGCAGACTTTACGGCACGGGTAGTGACGCCCCGAATGGGGGGCAACAAGCCCGTCCGCTCCCGTGTGCTTCTCGCCAACGACCGGCTCATCGCCGTCTCGAGCAACGAGAAAGTCACCGTACCGACCGATCGGATCGTCCACGTCTCGATGAACTCGATTTCGGGAAAACTCGAGCGGTTCTTCTCGAACACGATCACGGTAAAGTACAGGACGAAACGCGGCGGTCAGACCCTCCACATCGAGAAGGACGGCGCGATGGCCGAGAAGTTCAGGCTGTTGTTGACGAATCTGTTGCTTCGCGGGACGACGGTCTTGCTGTACCATCCGGCGAGACGCAGCGGCCGGATGCTCGAGCCGTCGTCGCGCCGGGCCAAAATTTCCGCGAAACGGGGGAAGGCGGTGTTCTCCACGAAAAACGGATCGCTCTCGATCGACCTCTCGTCGGTGATCCACCTGCGCTACGAGACCGAGGAGACGTTTCGGACCAGCTATCCGTCGGTCGAGTGCACCCATCGAGCCGGGACACAGCCGACGACGACGATCGTCGCCGCTCCGGACACGCGGAAGCTACAGCTTCTCGGCCAGTACCTCCAGAGCGACTACCGGGACACTCGCGGAAAGGCGGAAAAGGTCGCGCTCTCGGCAGCCGAGGAGAACGCGCTCGGCGCCGTCCAGGTCGGACTCGGACCCGACTCCATCCCGACCCTGCTCCCGGAGGACGCGCCGCCGGCAGCCGACGTGGTCGAGAAACTCCAGAAGAAAGAGCTCGTCGAACGCGGAAAGGAGCGGTTCCGGACGACGATACTGGGTGAGATCGCCCTTCGTATTCGCTAG
- a CDS encoding zinc ribbon domain-containing protein produces the protein MASAQMERSAGETEKYCSSCGEIIKKKAELCPECGVRNENPTSSGESSTIGYQGYLIIGVLSATLALLFVPPVFGAVAIFCGYQVYKRHNELGGIGLMIYGGVALVFGMILGMITF, from the coding sequence ATGGCAAGTGCTCAGATGGAGCGATCAGCCGGAGAAACCGAGAAATATTGCTCGAGTTGTGGAGAGATAATCAAAAAGAAGGCAGAACTCTGTCCCGAGTGTGGGGTTCGAAATGAGAACCCAACTTCCTCGGGAGAGTCTTCAACTATCGGGTATCAGGGCTACCTGATTATTGGGGTCCTTTCAGCGACTCTCGCTCTTCTCTTCGTCCCGCCTGTCTTCGGTGCAGTCGCCATCTTTTGTGGCTATCAGGTCTACAAGAGACACAACGAACTGGGTGGGATCGGGCTGATGATCTACGGCGGAGTCGCGCTCGTATTTGGAATGATACTCGGAATGATTACTTTTTGA
- a CDS encoding DUF7115 domain-containing protein, with the protein MSFPGIVQSTLGGEEIAARVSLGGDDELFVTSSRTLVYRADGLLSDESVEEYSHEADRLTLSEGRRKTKFTLEYSLEDTQKFTIPSSKTDAVLHPVLAGVLNGNGITEPGETVVQTYRFSELTLIITSERLVKHIGEAVWDEDYQEYHFSNVTELAFEDGSVATQIVLTVDGRPQRIKAPNEQANDLRERLKRALFEYHDVSSLEEFNELASEDDEFEPADDRSASMDFGDSVDPLTSDSSEAVDADPDVPPARENTASDSTADPLSGGSDAQTVGRTEPAEETQAVDQQRAETQSRQQTERVESGTSEGDDEFEPATVETANVFDAEAEEAEAGRQSGTATEPEPETEPASSKTSAATTTTETDPELLERIESLEETVQHQSDVIEKQRQTIEQLIAELRQGR; encoded by the coding sequence ATGAGCTTCCCCGGCATCGTTCAGTCTACTCTCGGTGGTGAGGAAATCGCAGCGCGAGTCTCTCTCGGCGGCGACGACGAACTCTTCGTTACTTCTTCACGCACGCTCGTGTACCGCGCAGACGGACTTCTGAGCGACGAATCGGTCGAAGAATACAGCCACGAAGCCGATCGTTTAACCCTCTCGGAAGGCCGTCGCAAGACCAAGTTCACCCTCGAGTACTCCCTCGAGGACACCCAGAAGTTCACGATCCCCTCGAGCAAGACCGACGCCGTCCTCCACCCGGTGCTTGCTGGCGTCTTGAACGGCAACGGGATCACCGAACCTGGCGAGACGGTCGTCCAGACCTACCGGTTCAGCGAACTCACGCTGATCATTACGAGCGAACGCCTCGTCAAACACATCGGTGAGGCAGTCTGGGACGAGGACTACCAGGAGTATCACTTCTCGAACGTGACCGAACTCGCCTTCGAAGACGGAAGCGTCGCAACCCAGATCGTCCTCACCGTCGACGGTCGCCCACAGCGGATCAAAGCCCCCAACGAGCAGGCAAACGACCTCCGCGAACGGCTCAAACGAGCCCTGTTCGAATACCACGACGTCTCCTCGCTCGAGGAGTTCAACGAACTCGCCAGCGAGGACGACGAGTTCGAACCGGCCGACGACCGCAGTGCCTCGATGGACTTCGGCGACAGCGTCGATCCGCTCACGTCCGACTCGTCTGAGGCTGTCGACGCCGATCCAGATGTCCCACCCGCGAGGGAAAACACGGCTTCGGACTCGACTGCGGACCCGCTCTCCGGTGGCAGCGACGCACAGACGGTCGGTCGCACGGAACCGGCCGAGGAGACACAGGCCGTCGACCAGCAGCGGGCCGAGACACAGAGCCGACAGCAGACCGAACGCGTCGAGTCCGGAACCAGTGAGGGTGACGACGAGTTCGAGCCTGCGACCGTCGAAACCGCGAACGTCTTCGACGCGGAGGCCGAGGAAGCCGAGGCCGGGAGACAGTCCGGAACGGCAACCGAGCCCGAACCCGAAACGGAGCCCGCGTCCAGCAAGACGTCAGCCGCGACCACGACGACGGAGACGGACCCGGAGCTTCTCGAGCGCATCGAGAGCCTCGAGGAGACCGTCCAGCATCAGAGCGACGTCATCGAAAAACAGCGACAGACGATCGAACAGCTGATCGCGGAACTTCGACAGGGCCGATAG
- a CDS encoding DUF5830 family protein, whose amino-acid sequence MAGDGSGTDAESSSDGQRREYDDDRVELGLALLERLEHESLPLPAVVDRIETVTTDPTVTRTILDEAELHGIIDREDGIIRPKSRQYVRFDSDVITKEGEFTCKRCGSGLSTGYFVDLEAGELGPFGSSCIRKVTGRE is encoded by the coding sequence ATGGCTGGCGACGGAAGCGGGACCGACGCGGAATCGAGCAGCGACGGCCAGCGCCGCGAGTACGACGACGATCGGGTCGAACTCGGTCTCGCCTTGCTTGAGCGACTCGAACACGAGTCGCTGCCGCTTCCAGCGGTCGTCGACCGGATCGAAACCGTCACGACGGATCCGACAGTTACCCGGACGATCCTCGACGAGGCCGAACTCCACGGCATCATCGACCGCGAGGACGGGATCATTCGCCCGAAGAGCCGCCAGTACGTGCGGTTCGACAGCGACGTGATCACCAAGGAAGGAGAGTTCACCTGCAAGCGTTGTGGCTCCGGGCTCTCGACCGGCTACTTCGTCGACCTCGAGGCGGGCGAACTCGGACCCTTTGGCTCGTCCTGTATTCGGAAAGTAACGGGCAGAGAGTAA